In Paraburkholderia caribensis, a single window of DNA contains:
- a CDS encoding SLATT domain-containing protein — MATDSTRYIPPATEAELVLSWLRRARESQFSHYAAAARLGGYGWVYGVPVIIITAVISASAFASILAQTIPLYAKVITALCSVAAAVLSSLQTFFKFSERSEKHRMFGAKFGALRRELEILHTQNHITIAQLTTIRTKLDNLAAEAPNVRAAVFSREKADDEDSQ; from the coding sequence ATGGCAACGGATTCCACGCGATATATCCCCCCTGCGACTGAAGCGGAGCTTGTGCTCTCATGGTTAAGACGAGCTCGCGAATCCCAATTTTCCCACTATGCCGCTGCGGCACGTTTGGGGGGCTATGGATGGGTTTACGGGGTTCCGGTTATCATTATTACGGCAGTGATTAGCGCGTCGGCGTTCGCATCGATCCTTGCTCAAACCATTCCACTATATGCCAAGGTGATTACAGCGTTATGCAGCGTCGCAGCCGCTGTGCTGTCGAGCCTCCAGACCTTTTTCAAATTTTCGGAGCGATCAGAGAAGCACCGGATGTTTGGGGCGAAGTTCGGCGCGCTTCGACGCGAACTCGAAATCCTTCACACCCAAAATCACATCACGATTGCGCAATTGACCACGATTCGCACGAAGCTCGACAACTTGGCGGCCGAAGCGCCTAATGTAAGGGCGGCGGTTTTCTCGCGAGAGAAGGCGGACGACGAAGATAGCCAGTAG
- a CDS encoding HD domain-containing protein, with amino-acid sequence MKSTEEIVALAKEIAYRSHEGQVRRGTLVPYVEHPRDMAERLAGDPELQIVAWLHDVLEDSSETAESLEAAGIPKHLVEAVVLLTRDPNVSDETYYRRIRGSRIATEVKVADMISNLADQPTRKQIQRYARGLLILMPETDE; translated from the coding sequence ATGAAGTCCACAGAAGAAATCGTCGCGTTGGCAAAGGAGATCGCGTACCGGTCGCATGAAGGGCAGGTTCGGCGAGGCACGCTCGTGCCGTACGTCGAGCACCCGCGGGACATGGCTGAGCGGCTAGCTGGCGATCCTGAGTTGCAGATCGTCGCCTGGCTACATGACGTGCTCGAGGACTCTAGCGAGACAGCGGAGTCGCTGGAGGCGGCGGGCATTCCCAAGCACCTTGTGGAGGCAGTAGTGCTGCTTACCCGCGATCCGAACGTATCTGACGAGACGTATTATCGTCGCATAAGAGGGTCCCGCATTGCAACTGAGGTGAAGGTTGCGGATATGATCTCGAACTTGGCCGATCAGCCGACACGTAAACAAATCCAGCGATACGCACGAGGTCTGCTGATCCTGATGCCGGAAACTGACGAGTAA
- a CDS encoding helix-turn-helix domain-containing protein: protein MFPFKGSWPMSVFAARLKQARKAAGLSQERLGVLAGIDEMSASARMNQYERGKHEPDFATVNRIATALRLPPSFFYSEDEAEAKLIAAYHRLGSAQKAALLDHALALARINDSGLI from the coding sequence ATGTTTCCCTTTAAGGGGAGCTGGCCAATGTCGGTCTTTGCTGCGCGATTAAAGCAGGCACGAAAAGCGGCGGGTCTGTCTCAAGAGCGACTAGGTGTGCTCGCAGGCATTGACGAAATGTCTGCAAGTGCCCGAATGAATCAGTACGAGCGCGGCAAACACGAGCCAGATTTTGCGACGGTGAACCGTATCGCGACGGCATTGCGGCTGCCCCCCAGCTTCTTCTATTCTGAGGATGAAGCAGAGGCGAAACTGATCGCTGCATATCACAGACTGGGTTCAGCTCAAAAAGCGGCGCTCTTGGACCACGCTCTTGCTTTGGCTCGCATCAACGACTCTGGTCTTATCTGA
- a CDS encoding recombination directionality factor: MLKGLSITPPLIGRISIGRVVEKNGKRLPEKDDQFTITTQVQTRDGWMLHPLNESLRKATSGKLRAIPVRFLFSDPGLNLRAEYSLFDRDTGRPVCVGNGETCRRATVTGIEELPCPSPDGCAFGQTGGCKPYGRLNVTIGDDDELGSFIFRTTSYNSIRTLAARLHYFGAVSGNLLACLPLELRLRGKSTTQSYRSAIYYVDISVRAGTTLEASITQARELDARRRSAGFDQGALDNAARTGFSNGAFEENIDDGGAVVEEFYPVGEDNSSPAGGNGTGDVERPPRRSGLKERLDQRAALLGGTEA; this comes from the coding sequence ATGCTCAAGGGCCTTTCCATTACACCGCCTCTCATCGGGCGGATTTCCATCGGTCGTGTCGTCGAGAAGAACGGCAAACGTCTGCCTGAGAAGGACGACCAGTTCACCATCACCACGCAGGTCCAGACGCGCGACGGATGGATGCTCCATCCGCTGAACGAGTCGTTGCGCAAGGCGACATCGGGCAAGTTGCGCGCGATTCCCGTGCGGTTTCTGTTCAGCGATCCCGGCCTGAATCTTCGTGCGGAGTATTCGCTGTTCGATCGCGACACGGGCCGACCGGTCTGCGTTGGCAACGGCGAGACGTGCCGGCGCGCGACCGTCACAGGCATCGAGGAACTGCCCTGTCCATCGCCGGACGGTTGTGCCTTCGGCCAGACCGGCGGTTGCAAGCCTTACGGTCGGCTCAACGTGACCATCGGCGACGACGATGAACTCGGGTCGTTCATCTTTCGCACCACCTCGTACAACTCGATTCGCACGCTGGCCGCCCGGCTGCATTACTTCGGCGCGGTATCGGGCAACCTGCTGGCCTGCCTGCCGCTGGAACTCAGGTTGCGAGGCAAGTCGACCACGCAAAGCTATCGCTCGGCAATCTACTACGTCGATATCAGTGTGCGCGCGGGCACCACGCTCGAAGCGTCGATCACCCAGGCGCGCGAGTTGGATGCGCGGCGCCGGTCGGCGGGATTCGATCAGGGTGCGCTCGATAATGCCGCGCGCACCGGCTTCAGTAACGGTGCATTCGAGGAGAATATCGACGATGGCGGTGCCGTGGTCGAGGAATTCTATCCTGTCGGCGAAGATAACTCTTCCCCTGCGGGTGGGAACGGCACCGGCGATGTCGAACGTCCGCCACGCCGGTCCGGTCTGAAGGAGAGGCTGGATCAGCGTGCGGCGTTGCTCGGCGGAACCGAAGCATGA
- a CDS encoding YqaJ viral recombinase family nuclease translates to MNAIGSTQIAARPALRLVPTKGLSREDWLTVRRSGIGGSDAAAAVGLNPYLSPLELWVDKTGRAEGLPRPDTGDTTSPTYWGTLLEPIVAAAYTQQTGRRVRKINAVLRHPTIPWMLANIDREVVGAPEVQILECKTAGEFGARLWRDGVPEYVQLQVQHQLAVTGKAAADVAVLLCGQALEVQRIERDDALIARLIELETTFWQLVESDTPPPADGSESSDRALRYLYPGTGGTVDFSDDRRLSAVFADLVVVRSEIDVREQIEATLRQTIQQAMGEADRAMFETGAVSFRRSRDGNSIDLKRLLADHPHLAAKYAIQKPGSRRFLVST, encoded by the coding sequence ATGAATGCCATCGGATCCACCCAGATCGCGGCTCGCCCTGCACTTCGACTCGTTCCAACGAAGGGCCTTTCGCGTGAGGACTGGCTCACCGTACGCCGCAGCGGTATCGGCGGCTCGGACGCCGCCGCCGCCGTCGGTCTGAATCCGTACCTGAGCCCCCTAGAGCTATGGGTCGACAAGACAGGACGCGCGGAGGGACTTCCCCGTCCCGACACTGGCGACACGACGTCGCCGACATACTGGGGCACGCTGCTCGAGCCCATCGTTGCGGCCGCCTACACACAGCAGACGGGCAGACGGGTGCGCAAGATCAATGCAGTACTCAGGCACCCAACAATTCCATGGATGCTCGCGAACATCGACCGCGAAGTGGTCGGCGCACCCGAGGTGCAGATCCTCGAATGCAAGACGGCGGGGGAGTTTGGCGCACGACTGTGGCGGGATGGTGTGCCCGAATATGTACAACTCCAGGTGCAGCACCAGCTCGCCGTGACAGGGAAAGCCGCGGCCGATGTCGCCGTGCTGCTATGCGGACAGGCGCTAGAGGTTCAGCGCATTGAACGTGACGATGCGCTAATCGCGCGTCTCATCGAACTCGAAACCACGTTCTGGCAGCTCGTGGAATCCGACACGCCTCCGCCAGCCGATGGCTCTGAGTCGTCGGACAGGGCATTGCGTTATCTTTATCCGGGTACCGGCGGGACCGTCGATTTCTCGGACGATCGTCGTCTATCGGCCGTCTTCGCCGATCTAGTCGTAGTGCGTAGCGAGATCGACGTGCGCGAACAGATCGAGGCCACGCTCAGGCAGACGATCCAGCAGGCCATGGGCGAAGCCGACCGGGCGATGTTCGAGACGGGCGCAGTGTCGTTCAGGCGCAGCCGCGACGGCAACAGCATCGACCTGAAGCGGCTGCTTGCAGATCACCCACACCTCGCCGCGAAGTACGCGATACAGAAGCCAGGCTCACGCAGGTTTCTGGTCTCTACCTGA
- a CDS encoding DUF932 domain-containing protein, giving the protein MHLVQTMAYTGQQPWHALGNRLTPKQPLEAWAKAAGMDWRIDEAEVRFVAGNDNTRLGAIQAFPEQKVLYRSDTKTPLSVVSARYQVVQPAEILEFYRDLTEVGGYELETAGVLKEGRKLWALARTGQSAALRGRDTVNGYLLLATACDGSLATTAQFTSVRVVCNNTLQIALGDGTGAVKVPHRSQFDGQAVKRQLGIAVSSWDAFMVRMKALSDRKVSDAAAESFFRRVLTYPASNPGERDGTAINERAIKAVGQLFAGRGKGAELASASGTAWGLVNSITEYVDYHRRARSDDHRRDAAWFGQGAALKQKAWDEALRLVV; this is encoded by the coding sequence ATGCATCTCGTTCAGACCATGGCCTACACCGGCCAGCAACCGTGGCACGCCCTAGGCAACCGGCTCACCCCGAAGCAGCCACTCGAAGCCTGGGCAAAAGCAGCAGGTATGGACTGGCGTATCGACGAAGCCGAAGTGCGCTTCGTCGCGGGTAACGACAATACCCGCCTTGGCGCAATTCAAGCGTTTCCCGAGCAGAAGGTACTTTATCGCAGCGATACCAAGACTCCGCTTTCGGTCGTCTCCGCGCGCTACCAGGTCGTGCAGCCGGCCGAAATTCTCGAGTTCTACCGGGACCTGACGGAAGTCGGCGGTTACGAGCTCGAGACAGCGGGCGTGCTCAAGGAAGGTCGCAAACTCTGGGCGCTCGCCCGGACAGGCCAAAGCGCAGCCCTGCGCGGGCGCGATACGGTCAACGGATACCTGCTCCTCGCCACCGCATGTGATGGCAGCCTGGCAACCACCGCCCAGTTCACCAGTGTGCGGGTCGTGTGCAACAACACACTGCAGATCGCGCTTGGCGACGGCACCGGAGCTGTCAAGGTCCCGCACAGAAGCCAGTTCGACGGGCAGGCCGTCAAGCGTCAACTCGGTATCGCCGTGTCTTCCTGGGACGCTTTCATGGTTCGCATGAAAGCCCTCTCGGACCGGAAAGTGTCGGACGCTGCCGCCGAGTCGTTCTTCCGGCGCGTGCTCACCTACCCGGCCAGCAATCCTGGCGAGCGCGACGGGACCGCTATCAATGAGCGCGCCATCAAGGCAGTCGGTCAACTTTTTGCCGGGCGCGGCAAGGGGGCGGAGCTTGCATCCGCATCCGGAACGGCATGGGGGCTCGTGAACAGTATCACCGAGTACGTCGATTACCATCGACGCGCGCGCAGCGACGATCACCGGCGAGATGCCGCATGGTTCGGCCAGGGCGCAGCACTCAAACAGAAAGCGTGGGATGAAGCCCTCAGGCTGGTCGTCTGA
- a CDS encoding helix-turn-helix transcriptional regulator, producing the protein MQVLPDAGRDEEPLSTPDVHRKLSATLIDPPVAKTVQRWLEDMLESGLVIVEQRGRAKYWRKVAGASGLAAKAAGIMTHDEALALQTLRRFSTWRIPTLVAETLAPLFDVAGKRLAAVNSEHERRYRKWIDKIEVEAGSFTLQYPEVDPSIFAVVSQALFYEQQLEIVYQPRTKIDNAEAKIVYPLGLVEVGGLVYLVAAMPRHPNPAMYRLDRLVRAAILPESFAYPRGFRLSEYVREQRQFDFMVEGEVRLRLRFRNGAGHHLLEAPLSADQQVSQSGDALEVHGTVLLSQRLRWWLRAFGPNVEVLAPEGLRSEFAAEARALAGMYEGG; encoded by the coding sequence ATGCAGGTTCTGCCCGATGCAGGCAGAGACGAAGAACCACTTTCCACTCCGGATGTGCATCGCAAGCTCAGCGCCACGCTGATTGATCCTCCGGTTGCGAAGACCGTGCAGCGCTGGCTGGAAGATATGCTCGAAAGCGGGCTCGTCATAGTGGAGCAGCGCGGGCGGGCCAAGTATTGGCGCAAGGTTGCCGGGGCGAGCGGCCTTGCCGCGAAGGCCGCGGGCATCATGACGCACGACGAGGCACTGGCCCTGCAGACGTTGCGTCGCTTTTCGACCTGGCGTATCCCGACGCTGGTGGCTGAAACGTTAGCCCCACTGTTCGATGTGGCCGGCAAGCGGCTGGCTGCTGTCAACAGCGAGCATGAGCGGCGCTACCGCAAATGGATCGACAAGATCGAAGTCGAGGCAGGTAGCTTCACGTTGCAATACCCCGAGGTTGATCCCAGCATCTTCGCTGTTGTCTCGCAAGCGCTCTTTTATGAGCAGCAACTTGAAATCGTTTACCAGCCGCGTACGAAGATTGATAACGCCGAAGCGAAGATCGTCTACCCGCTCGGGCTGGTCGAAGTGGGCGGGCTGGTTTATCTCGTGGCTGCGATGCCGCGTCATCCGAATCCTGCGATGTACCGGCTCGATCGTCTTGTACGTGCCGCCATCTTGCCCGAGTCGTTTGCCTATCCACGTGGGTTCAGGCTCTCGGAATACGTGCGGGAGCAGCGCCAGTTCGACTTTATGGTTGAAGGCGAGGTCCGTTTGAGGCTGCGGTTCAGGAACGGCGCAGGCCATCATCTGCTGGAAGCGCCGCTGTCAGCAGATCAGCAGGTCAGCCAGAGCGGCGACGCACTTGAGGTGCATGGCACGGTGCTATTGAGCCAGCGGTTGCGGTGGTGGCTGCGCGCGTTTGGGCCAAATGTCGAAGTGTTGGCGCCGGAAGGCCTGCGCTCAGAGTTCGCGGCGGAGGCGAGAGCGCTGGCAGGGATGTACGAGGGCGGGTGA